From the genome of Deinococcus sp. AJ005, one region includes:
- a CDS encoding metal-binding protein encodes MPSGRVHNLINIAAYSVLSAAALILSRQELLTITPVQALNFTVAFAAGTFLLSPDLDLADGHVDSKRYWGLLGFVWVPYGKLFRHRGLSHSWVIGPLTRLAYLALLITLIVGVLRYAMPTLTLPTIPQPISLKFILPLALGYFLSQWLHLIADGIRPDHGFRQGAKRLKMPRSRARTRSRRA; translated from the coding sequence GTGCCCAGCGGACGTGTCCACAACCTGATCAATATCGCGGCCTACAGCGTTCTGTCGGCAGCGGCCCTGATCCTTAGCCGACAGGAATTGCTGACCATCACCCCGGTACAGGCGCTGAATTTCACGGTGGCCTTCGCCGCTGGAACCTTTCTGCTGTCGCCGGACCTGGATCTGGCCGACGGCCATGTGGACAGCAAACGCTACTGGGGACTGCTGGGCTTCGTGTGGGTGCCGTATGGCAAGCTGTTCCGGCACCGGGGCCTGTCCCATAGCTGGGTGATCGGGCCGCTGACCCGTCTGGCTTACCTGGCGCTGCTGATCACGCTGATCGTGGGCGTGCTGCGCTACGCCATGCCCACGCTGACACTGCCCACCATCCCGCAGCCGATCAGCCTGAAATTCATCCTGCCGCTGGCACTGGGCTATTTCCTCAGCCAGTGGCTGCACCTGATCGCCGACGGCATCCGCCCCGATCACGGCTTCCGGCAGGGCGCAAAGAGGCTGAAGATGCCGCGCTCGCGGGCGCGGACCAGAAGTCGCAGGGCCTGA
- a CDS encoding YkgJ family cysteine cluster protein, producing the protein MTRAPSPSNGSATDPVTAPVQRAYDRYGRQADKWQAGYAARGGKIFCGAGCFQCCNMPIRVSLAEAIITARAIDAAQAEAMEAHAHAALQNARTAKDDAQYVQRHRQEVGFCPLLDRETGACTQYEARPTRCRDTFSAFPAHYCAEGTWEAMSNREKREYHREVARTPGTDGEWHFIAPLEHLSEPVWVAASKAMQAQWGLEVWGDFWLLTTLAADAGFMARVERGDARGAWQVASGRGLAHRELLQIE; encoded by the coding sequence ATGACGCGCGCCCCTTCACCCTCCAATGGTTCGGCCACCGATCCGGTCACAGCCCCCGTGCAACGGGCCTATGACCGCTACGGGCGGCAGGCCGACAAATGGCAGGCGGGCTACGCGGCGCGCGGAGGCAAGATCTTCTGCGGGGCGGGGTGCTTCCAGTGCTGCAACATGCCCATCCGGGTGTCGCTGGCCGAGGCGATCATCACCGCCCGCGCCATTGACGCCGCACAGGCAGAAGCCATGGAAGCGCACGCCCACGCCGCCCTCCAGAACGCGAGGACCGCGAAAGATGATGCCCAGTACGTGCAGCGTCACCGTCAGGAGGTGGGCTTCTGCCCGCTGCTGGACCGCGAAACTGGAGCCTGCACCCAGTACGAGGCCCGCCCCACCCGCTGCCGCGACACCTTCAGCGCCTTTCCGGCCCACTACTGCGCGGAAGGCACCTGGGAAGCCATGAGCAACCGCGAGAAACGCGAGTATCACCGCGAGGTGGCCCGCACCCCCGGCACGGACGGCGAGTGGCATTTCATCGCGCCGCTGGAACATCTCTCGGAGCCGGTCTGGGTGGCGGCGTCCAAAGCCATGCAGGCGCAGTGGGGTCTGGAGGTCTGGGGCGATTTCTGGCTGCTGACCACGCTGGCCGCCGATGCGGGGTTCATGGCGCGGGTGGAACGCGGCGACGCGCGGGGAGCGTGGCAGGTGGCAAGTGGGCGCGGGCTGGCGCACCGGGAACTGCTGCAAATCGAGTAA
- a CDS encoding Nudix hydrolase codes for MELKAAGVVVLNAGGDILLVRELGTAGQMEKAGLWHIPSGSVEDGENPEAAAMREAFEETGLRVTLTRFLGAYLGRFPDGVFILRHVWLAEPLPGQTLQPVFAHEIAETRYVGRAEFDALYAAGRLRMYQTTLFYADALRERART; via the coding sequence GTGGAACTGAAAGCCGCCGGGGTGGTTGTTCTGAACGCGGGCGGCGATATTCTGCTGGTGCGTGAGCTTGGTACGGCAGGCCAGATGGAAAAGGCGGGCCTCTGGCACATCCCCAGCGGCAGTGTGGAGGATGGCGAGAATCCCGAAGCCGCCGCCATGCGCGAGGCGTTCGAGGAGACTGGCCTGCGCGTGACGCTGACCCGTTTTCTGGGCGCGTACCTGGGCCGCTTTCCAGACGGTGTATTTATCCTGCGGCACGTCTGGCTGGCCGAACCGCTACCGGGACAGACGCTCCAGCCCGTTTTCGCCCATGAGATTGCCGAGACGCGGTATGTGGGCCGGGCGGAATTTGACGCGCTGTATGCCGCCGGTAGGCTCCGCATGTACCAGACCACACTGTTCTACGCCGACGCCCTACGCGAACGGGCCAGAACCTGA
- a CDS encoding YfiT family bacillithiol transferase has translation MPTPLELSAPERQEALEHLRRLPGELRAAVAGLSNTQLDTPYREGGWTVQQVVHHVAESHMNAFIRVKLALTEENPVIKPYEEDRWADLPDHQLPPEVSLTLVDALHSRLIAVLEGVTGTDWSRPWTHPAQGRTYTLDSLLALYAWHGRHHVAHITDLRERNGWQN, from the coding sequence ATGCCCACGCCGCTGGAACTGAGCGCGCCTGAGCGACAGGAGGCGCTTGAGCATCTGCGCCGCCTGCCGGGCGAATTGCGCGCCGCCGTCGCCGGGCTGAGCAACACACAACTGGACACCCCCTACCGCGAGGGCGGCTGGACCGTGCAGCAGGTGGTCCACCACGTCGCGGAAAGTCACATGAACGCCTTTATCCGCGTCAAGCTGGCGCTGACCGAGGAAAACCCCGTCATCAAGCCCTACGAGGAAGACCGCTGGGCCGACTTGCCGGACCATCAGTTGCCGCCGGAGGTCAGTCTGACGCTGGTGGACGCCCTGCATAGCCGCTTGATAGCTGTGTTGGAAGGCGTGACCGGGACCGACTGGAGCCGCCCGTGGACGCACCCCGCGCAGGGCCGCACCTATACGCTGGACTCGCTGCTGGCGCTGTACGCGTGGCACGGGCGGCACCACGTCGCCCACATCACGGACCTGCGCGAGCGCAACGGCTGGCAGAACTAG
- a CDS encoding nucleotide pyrophosphohydrolase, whose protein sequence is MSQPSSDALTFSDASARVDAYVSQFKEGYFPPLLLMARLSEEAGEVARVIAHENGKTPKPGEDAGDLELELADLLFVMICMANERGISLERGFARMMDKVETRDANRWTRKEESE, encoded by the coding sequence ATGTCCCAGCCCAGCTCCGATGCCCTGACCTTTTCCGATGCCAGCGCCCGTGTGGACGCGTATGTCTCGCAGTTTAAGGAGGGGTACTTTCCGCCGCTGCTGCTGATGGCCCGCCTGTCCGAGGAAGCGGGCGAGGTGGCCCGCGTGATCGCCCACGAGAACGGCAAGACGCCCAAGCCCGGTGAGGACGCGGGCGACCTAGAGCTGGAACTGGCGGACCTGCTGTTCGTGATGATCTGCATGGCCAATGAGCGTGGCATCAGCCTGGAGCGCGGTTTTGCCCGCATGATGGACAAGGTGGAAACCCGCGACGCCAACCGCTGGACCCGCAAGGAGGAAAGCGAGTGA
- a CDS encoding DUF4384 domain-containing protein, translating to MRTFFLFGALALGLSACTVTVRPDANANVQIQPQRSNLITGLRPDRGEGSTYGVGEAVRFQFSARTPGYVTLIALQSNGYASVLAQNVYVNAGTTFFPRPEDGVMYNLAEPRGIQRVRAIFTRVRPTTAIVLSGSYDSNRWNSTTTAYLDPYAVGDRDVQETFLYIR from the coding sequence ATGCGTACATTCTTTCTGTTCGGCGCGCTGGCCCTGGGTCTCAGCGCCTGTACCGTCACCGTTCGGCCCGATGCCAACGCCAATGTTCAGATTCAGCCCCAGCGCAGCAACCTGATCACCGGCCTGCGGCCTGACCGGGGCGAGGGCAGCACCTACGGCGTGGGCGAGGCCGTGCGCTTTCAGTTCAGCGCCCGCACGCCCGGCTACGTGACCCTGATCGCCCTGCAAAGCAACGGCTACGCCAGCGTGCTGGCCCAGAACGTCTACGTCAACGCTGGGACCACCTTCTTCCCGCGTCCCGAGGACGGCGTGATGTACAACCTGGCCGAGCCGCGCGGCATTCAGCGCGTGCGTGCCATCTTCACCCGCGTGCGCCCCACCACCGCCATCGTGCTGAGCGGCAGCTACGACAGCAACCGCTGGAATTCCACCACCACCGCCTACCTGGACCCCTACGCCGTGGGTGACCGCGACGTGCAGGAAACCTTCCTGTACATCCGCTAA
- the ftsH gene encoding ATP-dependent zinc metalloprotease FtsH: protein MFRALRSLALLLSLAVPLAVSAALAQGQEVLPVATQPSTINQSSATGPAATPNAPATLGNPAGGGYSTNRFFEDLKAGRVASVRLDSAGNASVTFLAGSGTSQAVRSLVVPPDGATLEKIRAANVPLRVVAGGSPFGWVTQVLPLVLTALIIVVLWRSMRGAGGGGGNAASNFGKSKAAVIAEGQIKTNFTDVAGCDEAKQDLQEVVDFLRQPEKYHQLGARIPHGVLLVGPPGSGKTLLAKAVAGEAKVPYFSISGSDFVEMFVGVGAARVRDLFEQARKSAPCIVFIDEIDAVGRKRGVSMQGGNDEREQTLNQLLVEMDGFGSGQEVIILAATNRPDVLDAALLRPGRFDRQVVVDAPDVRGREHILKIHARKKPLDVSVDLSVIARRTAGMVGADLENLLNEAALLAAREGRNRITARDVDEARDRVLMGPERRSMVVREADRKVTAYHEVGHALAAQLLPHANRVNKLTVVPRGRAAGFMMPDADDRLHVTRPALEDMIAVALAGRAAEEVIYGEVTTGAQNDFQQATNIARRMVTEWGMSDRIGKVALASDQAGYLGGGSQMQPMSESTAQEIDEEVRALIDAAYGRVLTLVREHLAAVHEIVRVLLVRETLYGEEFSTLLAGGQLTETVPVSLGKTASLA from the coding sequence ATGTTTCGCGCCCTGCGCTCGCTGGCCCTGCTGTTGTCTTTGGCTGTTCCCCTCGCCGTGTCCGCTGCTCTGGCCCAGGGGCAGGAGGTATTGCCGGTGGCCACCCAGCCCAGCACCATCAATCAGTCCAGCGCCACGGGACCGGCGGCCACGCCGAATGCCCCAGCGACGCTGGGCAACCCGGCGGGCGGCGGCTACAGCACCAACCGCTTTTTTGAGGACCTGAAGGCGGGCCGGGTGGCCTCGGTGCGGCTGGACAGCGCCGGAAACGCCAGCGTGACCTTCCTTGCCGGGTCCGGCACCTCGCAGGCGGTGCGCTCGCTGGTGGTGCCGCCCGACGGCGCGACGCTGGAGAAGATCCGCGCGGCCAACGTGCCGCTGCGGGTGGTGGCGGGCGGCTCGCCCTTCGGCTGGGTCACGCAGGTGCTGCCGCTGGTCCTGACCGCCCTGATCATCGTGGTCCTGTGGCGCAGCATGCGCGGTGCGGGCGGCGGTGGCGGCAACGCGGCCAGCAACTTCGGCAAATCGAAGGCCGCCGTGATCGCCGAGGGCCAGATCAAGACCAACTTCACCGATGTTGCGGGCTGCGACGAGGCCAAGCAGGACCTCCAGGAAGTCGTCGATTTCCTTCGCCAGCCCGAGAAGTACCATCAGCTCGGCGCACGTATTCCCCACGGCGTTCTGCTTGTCGGCCCTCCCGGCTCCGGGAAGACACTCTTAGCTAAAGCTGTCGCTGGGGAAGCCAAAGTTCCGTACTTCTCCATCAGCGGCTCTGACTTCGTGGAAATGTTCGTCGGCGTTGGGGCTGCCCGCGTGCGTGACCTGTTCGAGCAGGCCCGCAAGAGTGCGCCGTGCATCGTCTTCATCGACGAGATTGACGCTGTAGGCAGAAAGCGCGGCGTTTCGATGCAGGGCGGCAATGATGAGCGCGAACAGACCCTCAACCAGTTGCTGGTGGAGATGGACGGCTTCGGGAGTGGGCAGGAAGTGATCATTCTGGCGGCCACCAACCGCCCGGATGTGCTGGACGCAGCGCTGCTGCGTCCGGGACGCTTTGACCGTCAGGTAGTGGTCGACGCCCCGGATGTGCGCGGACGCGAACATATCCTCAAGATTCATGCCCGCAAGAAGCCGTTGGACGTGAGCGTGGACCTGAGCGTCATCGCGCGGCGCACGGCGGGCATGGTGGGCGCAGACCTTGAAAACCTGTTGAACGAGGCGGCATTGCTGGCCGCCAGAGAGGGCCGGAACCGTATCACTGCCAGAGATGTGGATGAGGCCAGAGACCGGGTACTGATGGGACCCGAGCGGCGCAGCATGGTGGTGCGGGAGGCAGACCGCAAGGTCACGGCCTATCACGAAGTTGGGCACGCGCTGGCCGCGCAATTGTTGCCGCACGCCAACCGCGTCAACAAACTGACCGTGGTGCCGCGTGGGCGAGCCGCAGGCTTCATGATGCCCGACGCCGATGACCGCCTGCATGTCACGCGCCCCGCGCTGGAAGACATGATCGCCGTGGCGCTGGCGGGCCGCGCCGCCGAAGAAGTCATCTACGGCGAGGTCACCACTGGGGCGCAGAACGACTTCCAGCAGGCCACCAACATTGCCCGCCGGATGGTCACCGAATGGGGCATGAGTGACCGCATCGGCAAGGTGGCGCTGGCCAGCGATCAGGCGGGCTATCTGGGCGGCGGCTCACAGATGCAGCCCATGTCCGAATCCACTGCCCAGGAAATCGACGAGGAGGTGCGCGCCCTGATTGACGCCGCCTATGGGCGCGTGCTGACCCTGGTGCGCGAGCATCTGGCCGCCGTCCACGAAATCGTGCGGGTGTTGCTGGTCCGCGAAACACTCTACGGCGAGGAATTCTCCACCCTGCTGGCGGGTGGGCAGTTGACCGAGACCGTGCCCGTCAGCCTGGGTAAGACTGCCAGTCTGGCGTGA
- a CDS encoding EAL domain-containing protein: MGPDLPSSSSLGVCDCQTLSPTALGQPDRLALHSASAHVQRKLWLALEAHHLTYQTHGQTLVVLPENLADLNALLDSFSVSERHELLATPWQGGGPDPWQIAPLEQWLRRLNTPWFAGAAQQIHFMVQPIVRLHNMQVHGHEALVRARWNGEQLGADTLLLAAAAHGQARAFDAHARRHAIMQVYPTLPPGQRLFINFSPSVVYNPDICLQTTFEACRQVGADFSRLVFEVTESEAFPDLALLRRILERYRAEGARVALDDLGAGHTSLAYLSELQPDVVKLDRALVQGLHADDPRVPLVQALITYAHALGIEVVAEGIETPGELALITALGSDYGQGYYLGRPAAQPVPGPTVTPDWQSYPG, translated from the coding sequence ATGGGTCCTGACCTTCCCTCCTCATCCTCGCTGGGGGTCTGCGATTGCCAGACCCTGTCTCCCACAGCCCTGGGTCAACCGGACCGGCTCGCGCTGCACAGCGCCTCTGCCCATGTCCAGCGCAAGCTGTGGCTGGCGCTGGAGGCCCACCACCTGACCTACCAGACCCACGGACAGACGCTGGTGGTCCTGCCCGAGAACTTGGCCGATCTGAATGCACTGCTGGACAGCTTCTCAGTCTCCGAGCGGCATGAACTGCTGGCCACGCCGTGGCAGGGCGGCGGGCCGGACCCCTGGCAGATCGCGCCGCTGGAGCAGTGGCTGCGCCGCCTGAACACCCCCTGGTTTGCCGGGGCTGCCCAGCAGATCCATTTCATGGTGCAGCCCATCGTGCGCCTGCACAATATGCAGGTTCATGGTCATGAGGCGCTGGTGCGCGCCCGGTGGAATGGGGAGCAACTTGGTGCAGATACCCTGCTGCTGGCCGCCGCCGCCCACGGACAGGCCCGCGCCTTCGATGCCCACGCCCGCAGGCACGCCATCATGCAGGTCTATCCGACGCTGCCACCGGGCCAGCGGCTGTTTATCAATTTCTCGCCCAGCGTGGTGTACAACCCTGACATCTGCCTTCAGACCACCTTCGAGGCCTGCCGTCAGGTGGGCGCGGATTTCTCCCGCCTCGTCTTTGAAGTGACCGAGAGCGAGGCGTTCCCCGATCTGGCCCTGCTGCGCCGCATTCTGGAACGCTACCGCGCAGAGGGTGCGCGGGTGGCCCTGGACGATCTGGGGGCCGGACACACCAGTCTGGCCTACCTGAGCGAACTTCAGCCGGACGTGGTCAAGCTGGACCGCGCGTTGGTGCAGGGCCTGCACGCCGACGATCCCCGCGTCCCGCTGGTGCAGGCGCTGATCACCTACGCCCACGCTCTGGGCATCGAGGTGGTGGCCGAGGGCATCGAAACGCCCGGCGAACTGGCCCTGATCACCGCCCTGGGCAGCGATTACGGGCAGGGGTATTACCTGGGGCGTCCAGCAGCCCAGCCTGTTCCTGGCCCCACGGTCACGCCAGACTGGCAGTCTTACCCAGGCTGA
- a CDS encoding mechanosensitive ion channel family protein: MLDILLVQLSKPSVWLWLAIALVISYAVHRFGRILLRTLRGQVGARMLLALKWLWLAVVVVGYVAYATYKIYLPDVPVLFGLGQSIAEGFRNTAGQAVVIVALALIAWRMVGTFSQRIVAEDDEFNRRNVRVQTLKGVVESTLKVTIIIISLIAGLQALGVNATSLLAGVSVLGLAVGFGAQSLIKDVFTGFFILLEDQYGVGDVISVNNGLLSGNVETLNLRLTALRALDGTVHLIPNGQINTVSVSSKDWSRVVATVDVTYAANINDALRVLKAVSDEIYNDQEWKKFFLEEPDIQGVTQLAADGVTLRALFKVLPKSQYAVGREFNRRIKIAMDQAGIEIPFPQRSLNFGGAPIEIRLTRDSSGPDLKEQNRTQSPIKPSESRDPEDED; the protein is encoded by the coding sequence ATGCTGGATATCCTGCTCGTTCAACTTTCCAAACCCAGCGTGTGGCTGTGGCTGGCGATTGCGCTGGTCATTTCCTACGCCGTCCACCGTTTCGGGCGCATTCTGCTGCGAACCCTGCGTGGGCAGGTCGGCGCGCGCATGCTGCTGGCCCTCAAGTGGCTGTGGCTGGCCGTGGTCGTGGTGGGCTACGTCGCCTACGCCACCTACAAGATCTACCTGCCGGATGTTCCGGTGCTGTTCGGGCTGGGCCAGAGCATCGCCGAGGGCTTCCGCAACACCGCCGGACAGGCCGTGGTGATCGTGGCACTCGCACTGATCGCGTGGCGAATGGTCGGCACCTTCAGCCAGCGCATCGTGGCCGAAGACGACGAATTCAACCGCCGCAATGTGCGCGTACAGACCCTCAAAGGCGTGGTGGAAAGCACCCTCAAGGTCACCATCATCATCATCAGCCTGATCGCGGGCCTTCAGGCGCTGGGCGTGAATGCCACCAGTCTGCTGGCCGGGGTCTCGGTGCTGGGGCTGGCAGTCGGCTTCGGGGCGCAAAGCCTGATCAAGGACGTCTTCACCGGCTTTTTTATTCTGCTGGAAGATCAGTACGGCGTGGGCGACGTGATCAGCGTCAACAATGGCCTCCTCAGCGGCAACGTAGAGACGCTCAACCTGCGCCTGACCGCCCTGCGCGCCCTGGACGGCACGGTTCACCTGATCCCCAACGGCCAGATCAACACCGTCAGTGTGAGCAGCAAGGACTGGAGCCGGGTGGTTGCCACAGTGGACGTGACCTACGCGGCCAACATCAACGATGCATTGCGGGTGCTGAAGGCCGTCAGCGACGAGATTTACAACGATCAGGAGTGGAAGAAATTCTTTCTGGAGGAACCCGACATTCAGGGCGTCACGCAACTGGCTGCCGACGGCGTGACCCTGCGCGCCCTGTTCAAGGTGTTGCCCAAGAGCCAGTACGCGGTGGGCCGCGAATTCAACCGCCGGATTAAAATTGCCATGGATCAGGCCGGCATAGAGATTCCCTTCCCACAGCGCAGCCTGAATTTTGGCGGCGCACCCATCGAGATCAGGCTGACCCGCGATAGCAGCGGGCCGGACCTGAAAGAGCAGAACCGCACCCAGTCCCCCATCAAGCCCAGCGAGAGCCGTGACCCGGAGGACGAGGACTGA